TGCAATACACCTTTTAAGCAGCAGATGGCGCTGACGGGTGACCTTGTCTTCTCCCAGATCACGGTCCACCGCGGGGACGAGTGCGCCCTGCTCAACAACTCCCAGCCGTACAAGTGGCGAGTGCTGAACCGCCACGGCAGCGAGGCCACGGTGCCGTCCATCTGCTTCTTGGTTCCGCCCACCAACAAGGACGCCGTCAACAGCGTCACCGGGTGAGGACGCCAGGACGTCCGTCGTCTGGGCAACTTTTTAAACCGCAATTAGCGCTGACCCGTGGTGCCCCTTGTTCTCAGGCTGGACGGGAACCTGCAAAAGCTGCAGACGATGTGGCAGAGCTTGTTTGTGGACCTGAGGAGTCTGCTGTCTTGGCAGTACCTCATGCGAGACATCCACATCATCAAGACCTGGAACATCTCCATGGTAACGCCAACATCCCTATCAGGGGGGGTCCCAAAGAAAATTGAATTTTGGGTCCCTCTATTGCTGCCGATaagttcatttttaatgaactAATTTATTTATCATGCATATACCTACTATAAAttcagtttagttttttttcatctccaGAGGTAGCTACAAGAGCAGACAACATTCCGAGTGATAAAGCACTGAGCGGGATACTGAATATTATCTCTGCCGACTAAAAGTAACACAAATACCAGCAGAAAAGCCAATTGACCATCCGTGTActgtcaaaatgtcatctgcTTTATTACTTTGGGTTttaaaagcacaaaaacaaataagatcacTTGTCGATCGGTGTGTGACGGGCTTTAGGTGtgtaaaaataactttcaaatgtacaaaatagAGGATGAAATAATGACCGATAACAGATAAATACTAcaacttgtttaaaaaataagtgTGTCTTAAAACCCTGTCAAAATGTGCAAAAGCTTTAGttcatgtttaaaataaacGACCGTAATCCAAACGCAGTTGACCGCTAATCGCTCTCGGGGGGCCCCCTATTGGTCGCAGGCCCGAAGCCGTCGCTCGGTTTGCTCCCGGCGTCCGATTCCTCCAGCTAAAAGCCGCGCGGCGCGACCGCGGCGACTGTCCGCGAAGGTTCTCCTCTGCTCGGAGACGGCGCTGCGCAGCGGAGGCTGCCGATTGTCCGCGAGGCTCGCCGTCCTTCCAAATCGTCTCCTTGAGTCTCCTTGGTGGTTCTCTTTGCCAGTTCAAGACGCTGACGGTGGAGGAGTACCGGCTGGCCCTGAGGAACCTGGAGCAGCACTACCAGGACTTCCTGAGGGACAGCCAGGACTCTCAGGCCTTCGGGGCCGAGGACCGCATGCAGGTGGAGTCCAGCTACAACAAGGCTAACCGGCACTACAACACGCTGGTCAGCACCGCAGAACAAGGTGAGTTCGTCGTCGTGTTTCCACACCATGTGGCTGCTTTTTGTTACCAAAGTATGGaattcattgttttctttttgttattgtaAGACCATAAacacatcaatcaatcaatcaatcaatcacacgATTGATGAATAAGTTGACTGTTGGCTTCAAATTACAGGCTACGTGCCACCCAAGACGGGTAAGGTGCTTGCCTCCATCCTCGTGCCACCCAGTTTGTGTCAGTGTGTGGTTGTGCGTTCCCATGTATCCTGTTGTGTCCTAGTGTGTCCCAGTGGTGTTGTTGTGTGTCTGGTCCAGGATGTGTGACCTTCTCAGAGTGTGTGTTTGCCATGGCAGGACTGTGCGCTGTTGTGCTTCCGATCATTCCGTTCATGCGTTCGCTAATTAACCTTTccggtcatcatcatcatcatcatcatcatcattgaaTTTTCTCCTAACGGCACTCGTCATGGCTTTGAATGTCAACGGACCTCCACACGGAGGACCGTCTAATCACGCATGAAGTCAACTGATGATCGTTCTCAATCTCTCACATGATTTCACGTGAATGAATGTTTAATCCCCGTCAAACTTTTTATCTTCAATACAAAGTCCTAGTTGATTTGACGGCCGGATGCTAAGTGCTcctgcctggttttctccacccaACAGGAGAGCAGGACGAGTCGGTGTGCAGGATTTACCTGAGCAAGCTCAAGGACCTACGCCTGAGGCTGGAGGGCTGCGAGAACCGAACGGTGACGCGACTTCGCCAGCTGGCCGACAAAGAACCGCTCAAAGCCTGCGCCCTAAAGACCACCGAGCAGATGGTGAAGATCCGAAATGGAGACGGTCTCGTCCCGACTGCTTCAACAATTCTCGTTCCTGTTGACAGAAAGTCCAAACCGAGCTGGAAGGCCTGAAGAAAGAACTGAACTCCGTTGCCGAGAAGGCGGAGGAGGTTCTGTCCTCGCCTCAAACATCCAGCTCCGGCCCCTTGCTGCGTTCGGAACTTGACGGCACGCAGAAGAAGATGGACCACGTCTACGGCCTCTCGTCCATCTACCTAGATAAGTAAGGCTCCCTCGGTTTAGGTTTCTGACACATCAGCCTGGCGCTAGCTAACGTCCTCGTTCTCAGGCTGAAGGCCATCGACGCGGTGATCAGGAAAACCAGCGACGCCGAGGAGACGCTGAAGAGCTACGAGACTCGTCTGCTGGATGTTCACAAAGTCCCGACCGAGGAGAAGGAGGCGGAGAAGCATCAGAGCCAGATAAAGGTATCAGCTGGAGTTACTCCTTTCGCGCGGGTCGAAGTCGCAAGGGTTCGGCTTTTCCGGCTTCAGAGGTAGCGTAAAGGATAGCGTAAAGACTGGAAACGGTGTGCGAAGTTTAACACCCGACACTGCTCAAAAGCTGACATCTAATTGTCTGAGTAGCCATCAGGCACAAGCCCCCCCCCTCTGTGGGAAAGGTACCGACACGGAACGGAGGGTTGAAGTCAACCCGCATATAGCTCGGATTCTGGCGTAGTAGCAGAGGTGCGCCGGCGGCTCTGTGTAAGGGGAGAGCAAAAACCGTGACGAGGGAGATTCACTGCACAGAGAAACGGACCGATAGAATTTTGCATGTACTCTGTAGCTAAGGTTAGAAGTCCAAGTGAAGACTTGTTAGTGGAGCTTTCATCTTTGAGCTTGAATTCCAATGATTTCCCTtcaacagaaaatgaaaacagagTCCGAAGCGGACCAGGCCGTGTTTGACCGCCTGCAGGACGAGCTCAAGCGGGCGTCGGCCGTCCACGACAAGATGACGCGCGTCCACAGCGAGCGCGACGCCGAGCTGGCCCACTATCGCCACCTGGCGGCCGGCCTGCAGGACCGCTGGCAGGCGGCGTTGGCTCAGCTGGAGGTCCGAAAGCAGGAGCTGGAGCTGATCCGACGCCACATGAGCGCCTACCGCGACGGCTACGAGTGGCTCGTGCGCTGGCTGGCGGACGCCAAGCGGCGCCAGGAGGAGATCCAAGCGCTGCCCGTCAGGGACGGAGCGGCGCTGAAGGAGCAATTGGCTGAGGAAAAGGTATTTCAAACGCATTCCCGAGACACTTCATTAAGTGAGCGTCCCAAAAATCACTAAGTCGCGCTTGTGGAAAGCTTGACAAATTCAGCCCCTGACGCCAGTTTCACCAAACAACACGAAATTTGGTGCACGAGTCTGTCTGctggttgggggaaaaaaaaatgttgctcatgtgtctttgaaaaataatgaatagTCAACGCGATTGAGTATTTCGTGTTTCGTTTCACAAAGAAACTTCTGGACGACATCGAGAAGAACAAGGACAAGATCGACAAGTGCCAGAAAAATGCCAAAGACTACATTGACTCTGTCAAGgtgcgtgtctgcgtgggtGGTGTGGGTGGTGTGGGTGGTGTTTCAAATTGTTGTGGAAAAACTCGTTTGTCCTTTTAGGATTACGAGCTTCAGCTCCTGACCTACAAAGCCCTGCAGGACCCGGCTGCCTCGCCACTGAAGAAACCCAAATTGGAGTGCGCCTCTGACGACATCATCCAAGAGGCAGGTTTTCTCCGGCAAGACGGtgcaaacaaattgaaatgaaacatACGAGTTGACGACTTGTTTAACTGTGttcctgcttctttttttttgtttttttgttttttttttctctccagtaCGTCACGTTAAGAACCCGTTACAGCGAGCTCATGACGCTCGTCAGCCAGTACATCAAGTTCATCACGGACACACACCGCCGCCTGGTGGACGATGAGGTAACTACAAGCTCTGTCACAATATGTGAACTTAAACTGCGCCATTTCGCTGGCAAGTTGGTGAATTACACTTTCGTCAACAATCTTTATCAAAAAATGTCACAGCATGCAATACCGTTTTTGTCTCATGTGGAGATCGCAAGTACTGATATAAGTGCAGAAAATATGAACCGTGTAAAATTGTGGCCTGTTccgcacacaaaaaatacaactagAAATCCGGAGTTCCGACATCAGACTCTCCAGTCTTGTGTAGTGTCGCCTTACATCGCAACACAACACTTCTCTCATTCCTTCGACAAAGTGTCTTGCAGCCGTCACGCGCTCGTTAAACTATTTTCGtttccttttcctttcctcTCAAAATGTTCCCGTTCTTATCGCTCAGCAGCCTCTCTCTGTTTGCTTTCCTTGCATGCTCGGTTGCTTGTTTTCCAGACTGCTTTCACTTTCccctcaggttttttttttttccccctttccctTTTGAACTGCTTGCCAGTGCTTTGTCGCGATGAATACTAATCTTCAGATGCATCTTTTTCTTAACAAAGGGGAGGTTCAGGATTGAAATGCTCAATTGAGCTGACGCATACTTTTGACTCTCAGTGGTTATTGCCCATTCGTCTAATTCTGCCAAGTAACTTGAATGTCATTTGTGGAGTTCAATGTGAAGACAAGGTCAACTGGTTTATGCCTTATTACATCAAGGATAAATGAATATGAAACCCTAAAAttgcatgaaaacaaagtgaattTGTGTTTATGTTGTGGAGTAAGAATTTTAGTTTGATGGACAATAACTTACGACGTTCAATGTTATCAAACAACAGCCTGTAACGCCTTCACTGACTGTTTACTAATACAGAAAGCCTCGGAGAAGCTGAAAGAAGCAGAGCAGAAGAGGCTGGCGGAGATTCAGGCCGAGTTGGACAAACAGAGGCAGCTGGCCGAGGCTCACGCTCAGTCTGTGGCCAAGGCCGAACAGGAGGCCGAGGCCCTCAAACTGAAGATGAAAGAGGAGGCCGGCAAAAGGCAAGACATCGCCGTGGACGGGGAGAGGCAGAAACAGAGCATCCAGCAGGAGCTGCACGAGCTCAAGAGTCTGTCGGAGCAGGAGATCAAGACCAAGAACGTGCAGCTTGAGGAGGCTCTGATCAGCCGGACCAGGATCGAGGAGGAGATACGCATCATCCGTCTCCAGCTAGAGACGACCATAAAGCAGAAGAGCACGGCCGACGTGGAGCTTCAGCAGCTCCGCGATAAAGCAGCCGACTCTGAGAAGCTCCGGAAAACTGCTCAGGAGGAGGCCGATAGGCTTCGCAAGCAGGTGGCCGAGGAGACTCAGAAAAAGAAGAACGCGGAAGACGAACTGAAGCGCAAAGCTGAGGCAGAGAGGGAGGCCTccaagaagaagcagaaggcCTTGGACGACCTAGAGAAGTTCAAGATGCAAGCAGAGGAGGCCGAGCGGCGCATGAAACAGGCAGAGGAGGAGAAACTCCGGCAGGTCAaggtggtggaggaggtggcGCAGAAGAGTGCCGCTGCACAGTTGCAGAGCACCTCCAAATCCTTCAGCGAAAGGGCGACCAAACTGGAGGAGTCCCTCAAGAAAGAGCAGGGCACCGTGCTCCAGTTGCAGGAGGAAGCCGATAAGCTCCGCAAACAGCAAGAGGAGGCCAGCAAAGCTCGGGAACAGGCAGAGAAGGAGCTGGAGATGTGGAGGCAAAAGGCCAACGAGGCTCTCCGCTTGAGGCTAAAAGCCGAGGAAGAGGCCCAGAGGAAGAGCCAGGCgcaggaggaagcagaaagGCAGAAATTGGAGGCAGAGCGTGACGCCAAGAAAAAAGCAAAGGCCGAAGAGGGCGCCCTCAAACAGAAGGAGAATGCGGAGAAAGAGCTGGACAAACAAAGGACTTTTGCTGAGCAGATTGCCCAGCAGAAACTGTCAGCTGAGCAAGAATGCATCCGCCTCAAGGCAGATTTTGAACACGCCGAGCAACAGAGGAGCCTCCTGGACAACGAGCTCCAGCGTCTGAAGAATGAGGTGAACACCGCTGAAAACCAGAGAAAGaagctggaggaggagctggCCAAGGTACGAAGCGAAATGGATGCCCTTCTCCAGATGAAGGTGAAAGCGGAGAAGGAGACGCTGTCTAACACGGAAAAGACCAAACAACTTCTCGAGTCGGAAGTCCTGAAAATGAAGCAGCTTGCCGACGAAGCGGCCAGGCTGAGGTCAGTGGCCGAGGAGGCCAAAAAGCAGAGGCAGCTTGCCGAGGAAGAGGCGGCCAAACAGCGAGCCGAAGctgagaaaatcctgaaggagaagtTGGCCGCCATCAATGAGGCGACCCGTCTCAAGACGCAAGCCGAGATCGCCCTGAAGGCCAAAGAGGCCGAGAACGAAAGGCTGAAAAGACAAGCTGAGGATGAAGCCTACCAGAGGAAGCTGTTGGAGGATCAGGCGGCTCAGCACAAACAAGACATTTCTGAGAAAATGCAACATCTGCAGAGCTCGTCTAACTCCGAATTGGAGCGACAGAAAACAATCATTGAGGAAACTCTCAGACAAAGGAAAGTGGTGGAGGAGGAGATCCACATCATCAGGATCAACTTTGAGAAGGCCTCAAAGGACAAATTGGATTTAGAGAACGAATTAAAGAAGCTGAAAGAGATTGCGGAAGCCACGCAAAAGAGCAAACTCAAAGCCGAAAAGGAAGCCGAGACTTTGAAGCAGCTCGCCGCAGATGAAGAGAAGAAGCGAAAGGAAGCCGAGGAGAAGGTTAAGAAGATCACGGCAGCAGAGGAAGAGGCGGCAAGGCAATGCAAAGCCGCTCAGGAGGAGGTGGAGCGTCTGAAAAAGAGGGCAGCGGAAGCAAACAAGCAGCGAGAGAAGGCAGAGAAGGACGCCGAGCAGCAGGTGCTCCTGGCGAAGGAGGCTGCGCAGAAATGCACCACCGCCGAGCAAAAAGCTCAAGATGTCCTCAGCAAGAACAAAGAGGGCGATCTCGCGCAGGAGAAGCTCAAGGAGGAGTTCGAGAATGCCAAAAAACTTGCACGAGAAGCTGAAAAGGCCAAAGAGAAAGCCGAGAAAGAGGCGGCACTGCACCGCCAGAAAGCCGAGGAGGCCGAGAAGCAGAAAAAAGCTGCAGAGGATGAAGCCGCCAAGCAGGCCAAAGCTCAGAAAGATGCCGAGAAACTGAGGAAAGAGGCCGAAAGGGAGGCCTCCAAGCGAGCGGAAGCCGAGGCCGCTGCTCTCAAGCAAAAGCAGCAGGCTGACGCAGAGATGACCAAGCACAAGAAGGAGGCCGAGCAGGCGCTGAAGCAGAAGTCGCAGGTGGAGAAGGAACTGTCAACTATCAAATTGCAGCTGGACGAAACCGACAAGCAGAAGGCCGTCTTGGATGAGGAGCTCCAGCGGGTGAAGGGCGAGGTCGACGACGCTATCAAACAGAAGGCGCAGGTAGAGGATGAACTTTCCAAAGTCAGGATTCAGATGGAGGAGCTTCTTAAGCTTAAGATACAAATTGAGAGCGAAAACAAGCGTCTCATGAAAAAGGACAAAGACAGCGCAAAGAAGCTGCTCGCGGATGAAGCCGAGAGGATGAAGATCCTGGCGGAAGAAGCAGCCCGGCTCAGTGCGGAGGCCGAGGAAGCCGCCAAGCTCAGAAAGACCGCTGAGTCTGACTTGGCTGAACAAAGGGCACTTGCAGAGAAAATGCTCAAGGAGAAAATGCAGGCCATCCAGGAGGCTACCAAGCTGAAAGCTGAGGCGGAGGACCTCCAGAGGCAGAAGGACAAGGCACAGGAGGCGGCCAAGAAGCTTCTGGAGGACAAACAGCAGATCCAGCAGCGGCTGGACGAGGAGACCGAAGGCTTCCAGAAATCCCTGGAGGCCGAGCGAAAGAGGAAGCAAGAGGTGTTAGCCGAGGCGGAGAAGCTGAAAGCGAAGGTGAAAGAGCTTAGCGACGCTCAGGCGAAAGCCCAGGaggaggccaaaaagttcaagaaGCAGGCGGCTGAGGCCAAAGCTCATCTGGAGGGCTCACAACAGAAAGCCACTGAAACTGTGGTGCAAAAGCTGGAGACTCAGCGACTGCAGAGTACCAGAGAAGCCGATGACCTCAAGAAAGCCATCATTGACCTGGAAAAAGAGAGGGAGAAGCTGAAGAAAGAGGCGGAGGAGCTTCACAAAAGTTCCAAAGAGGTActgtaacaaaaataatgaatattccaTAATGAAGTCACTGTATAGTTTActtacttattttcttttttacctaGATGGCCCTTGCCCAACAAGAGCAAATTGAGCAGCAGAAGGTCATTCTTCAGAAGACCTTCCTCACTGAGAAGGAGTTGCTGttgaaaagagaaaaggaaGTTGAAGATGAGAAGAAGCAGCTGGAGAAACAGTTCAAGGGTGAAGTGAGTAAGGCCAAGGCGCTCAAACAGGAGCAAGAGCGTCAGCAAAAGCTGATTGAGGATGAGCGGAACAAGCTCCAGGGCGTCATGGATGACGCCTTGAGGAAGCAGAAGGAAGCCGAGGCCGAGATGATGAAGAAGCAGAAGGAAATGGAggtgcttgaaaagaaaaggaacGAGCAAGAAAAACTGTTGGGAGAGGAGAACAAAATGCTGAGAGAGAAACTCAACAATCTCGAGATGGTGGCCAAAGGAAATGCAtctaaaataaaagaaattgagGTCCAGCCAGCGAGGGATGCTGGGGAGCAGTTGGTCTCCGCCACAGTGTCGGTGACCACAAAGAAAGTTTACAATGGCTCTGAAGTTGATGGCGTTTCGCCTTGGGCCTTTGATGGAATAAGAGAGAAAGTTCCTGTCGAGAGGCTTCATGACATCGGTGTCCTGACCAAAAAAGAGTTGGACAAACTTAAGAAAGGTAAAGTTTCAGTGCAAGACCTCACAAAGACGGACAAGATCCAGTCATGTCTTAAGGGTCAGAGCTGCATTGGCGGCATCTTGACTCCCTCAAAGGAAAAAGTGAGCATCTATCAGGCTATGAAAGACAACAAAATTACACCCAGTACAGCTACGACGCTGCTGGAAGCTCAGGCAGCTTCTGGCTACCTCGTAGATCCTGTTAAGAACAAACTCCTCTCTGTGGACGAGGCTGTAAAGGAGCAGTTGATTGGCCCTGAACTCCATGACAAAATGCTGTCTGCCGAGCGAGCTGCCACGGGCTACAAAGACCCTTTCACGGGAGACAGAATCTCCCTTTTTGAGGCCATGAAGAAAGACCTGATTGAGAAGGAGCAGGCTACCAGGTTCTTGGATGTGCAGCTTGCAACCGGCGGCATCGTTGACCCTATTAACAGCCACAGAGTCCCGCTGCAGACGGCCTACAAGCAAGGGCAGTTTGACGCCGACATGAATAAGCAAATGCCGGACTGCAAATTGTTTGTGGAGCCCAGCACCCAGGAGGCCCTCACCTACAAGCAACTACTGGACAAATGCACCAAGGATGCGGGGTCAGGCATGATGATTCTACCCGTGACTGAGAAAGCCGGCCAAAGCGAGAGAACGTACACAGATGCTGAGATGAAAGAAGTGTTCAGCACGTCCAACGTGGACGTGCCCTTTGGCAGGTTCAAAGGAAAGACGGTCACTATTTGGGAAGTGATCAACTCCGAGTATTTCACGGAAGAGCAGCGACGAGAGCTGATCCGCCAGTACAAGACGGGCAAAATCACGGTAGAGAAGATCATCAAAATTGTTATCACCGTTGTGGAGGACAAGGAGAAGAACAACGAAAACGTGCTGAATGGCCTGAGGGCCCCTGTGCCAGCCAGCGAACTTCTGGAGTCAAAGGTTATAAGCAAAGACCTATTTAACAAGCTAAGCAACGGCAAGATCACTGTCAAAGAGCTCTCTGAGATGGATCCTGTGAAGAAAGCACTCCAAGGAACACCGAGCATTGCTGGACTGTTTGACGAACCCACCAAGGAGAAAATGCCTTTCTATCAAGCGATGAAAAAAGAGCTCCTCTCACCGGAGACAGCTGTTCATCTTCTCGAGGCTCAAGCGGCTACCGGCTTTATAATCGATCCCATCAAAAACGAGCGGGTGCCTGTTGACGAAGCCGTCAAGGCTGGCTTGGTGGGCCCAGAACTCCACGAGCGACTGATGTCTGCGGAGCGAGCGGTTAGTGGCTACAAAGATCCTTACTCCGGCAAGAAGGTGTCTCTATTTGAAGCCATGAGTAAAGGTCTCATCAAGAGAGACCACGGCATCCGTCTGTTAGAAGCACAACTCTCCACAGGGGGAATTATTGATCCGGTCAAAAGCTACCGCGTCCCACACGAGGTTGCCTGCAAACGTAGCTATTTGGATGAGGAAACCAGCACAACCTTGAGCAAGACAACCGACGAAACCAAGGTCTTCTACGATCCCAACACACAGGAGGATGCCACCTATGCGCAGTTGATGAAGAAATGCATCTCTGACAATGAAACTGGACTTCCCTTGCTCCCGCTCGCTAAGAAGGCTCCAAAACCCAAAGAGGATCAACAGATTACAGAAGCCAAAACCAAAGAGGCCTTGAACCAGAGCACGGTGGAGCTGCACTACGGACCTTTCAAAGGCAGAAAGGTCACAATCTGGGAGATCATCACCTCCGAGTACATCACCGAGGAGAAGAGAATCGAGCTGATTCGCCAGTACCGAATGGGCCATGTGACAATAGAAAAGTTAATAAGGGTTGTGACGACCATAGTGGAGGAAAAGGAATCCTCTACAAAAGAAAAGCCCTGTTTTGAAGGTCTGAGGGAACCAGTTGCTGCCAGCACATTGATGAACGCCAACATCATTGACAAGGCCACATTTGAGCAGCTCCAGCAGGGCACAAAGACTCCTCAGGAAGTGAGTGAAGACGATAAAGTCAGGAAGTATCTGCAAGGCACAGACCGCATCGACGCCATCGCAATGGACGGAACAAACGAAAAGCTAAGCATATATCAAGcaatgaaaaataacattttgcaaGCTAACACTGGCCTCGCACTGCTCGAAGCCCAAGCTGGAACTGGTTTCATAA
This window of the Phyllopteryx taeniolatus isolate TA_2022b chromosome 21, UOR_Ptae_1.2, whole genome shotgun sequence genome carries:
- the pleca gene encoding plectin a isoform X21; protein product: MDPARSIQHEISALKDERDRVQKKTFTKWVNKHLAKAQRHVSDLYEDLRDGHNLISLLEVLSGETLPREKGRMRFHKLQNVQIALDFLKRRQVKLVNIRNDDIADGNPKLTLGLIWTIILHFQISDIQVNGQSDDMTAKERLLLWSQRMVEGYQGLRCDNFTSNWRDGKLFNAIIHKHRPNLIDMSQVGRQTNQQNLELAFGVAERELGVTRLLDPEDVDVPHPDEKSIITYVSSLYDAMPRVPDVQDGVKANELELRWQEYYELVTTLLQWIRHHILVFEERKFPSSYEEIEVLWRQFLKFKETELPAKEADKNRSKHIFKSFEGAVQAGHVKVPSGYHPLDVEKEWGRLHVAILERERLLRTEFERLERLQRIVGKVQMESGVCEEQLNQVEALLQTDVRLLNSGKPAQHTAEVEADLEKAEGMIRFLFNDVQTLKDGRHLQAEQMYRRVYRLHERLVNLRSEYNFRLKSGVSVAQAPATQVSMTPVHGGATQARAAQVLQQAPVRLRPELDEVTLRYVRDLLGWVEENQQRVDQGEWGADLPAVESHLGNHRGLHLSVEEFRSKVERAKADETQISPVSKEAYRDYLSQLEQHYGKLLNSSKCRLRHLEQLHAFVTAATKELMWLNEKEEEEVNYDWSERNTNMAAKKDNYSGLMRELELREKKMSAAQVTGDKLLRDRHPGRKTVEAFAAALQTQWSWILQLCCCIESHLKENAAYFQFFADVKEAEDKLKKMQDTMRRKYTCDRSVTVTRLEDLLQDAADEKEQLSEFQTHLEGLKRRAKTVVQLKPRNPATAIKSKLPIQAVCDFKQMEITVHRGDECALLNNSQPYKWRVLNRHGSEATVPSICFLVPPTNKDAVNSVTGLDGNLQKLQTMWQSLFVDLRSLLSWQYLMRDIHIIKTWNISMFKTLTVEEYRLALRNLEQHYQDFLRDSQDSQAFGAEDRMQVESSYNKANRHYNTLVSTAEQGYVPPKTGEQDESVCRIYLSKLKDLRLRLEGCENRTVTRLRQLADKEPLKACALKTTEQMKVQTELEGLKKELNSVAEKAEEVLSSPQTSSSGPLLRSELDGTQKKMDHVYGLSSIYLDKLKAIDAVIRKTSDAEETLKSYETRLLDVHKVPTEEKEAEKHQSQIKKMKTESEADQAVFDRLQDELKRASAVHDKMTRVHSERDAELAHYRHLAAGLQDRWQAALAQLEVRKQELELIRRHMSAYRDGYEWLVRWLADAKRRQEEIQALPVRDGAALKEQLAEEKKLLDDIEKNKDKIDKCQKNAKDYIDSVKDYELQLLTYKALQDPAASPLKKPKLECASDDIIQEYVTLRTRYSELMTLVSQYIKFITDTHRRLVDDEKASEKLKEAEQKRLAEIQAELDKQRQLAEAHAQSVAKAEQEAEALKLKMKEEAGKRQDIAVDGERQKQSIQQELHELKSLSEQEIKTKNVQLEEALISRTRIEEEIRIIRLQLETTIKQKSTADVELQQLRDKAADSEKLRKTAQEEADRLRKQVAEETQKKKNAEDELKRKAEAEREASKKKQKALDDLEKFKMQAEEAERRMKQAEEEKLRQVKVVEEVAQKSAAAQLQSTSKSFSERATKLEESLKKEQGTVLQLQEEADKLRKQQEEASKAREQAEKELEMWRQKANEALRLRLKAEEEAQRKSQAQEEAERQKLEAERDAKKKAKAEEGALKQKENAEKELDKQRTFAEQIAQQKLSAEQECIRLKADFEHAEQQRSLLDNELQRLKNEVNTAENQRKKLEEELAKVRSEMDALLQMKVKAEKETLSNTEKTKQLLESEVLKMKQLADEAARLRSVAEEAKKQRQLAEEEAAKQRAEAEKILKEKLAAINEATRLKTQAEIALKAKEAENERLKRQAEDEAYQRKLLEDQAAQHKQDISEKMQHLQSSSNSELERQKTIIEETLRQRKVVEEEIHIIRINFEKASKDKLDLENELKKLKEIAEATQKSKLKAEKEAETLKQLAADEEKKRKEAEEKVKKITAAEEEAARQCKAAQEEVERLKKRAAEANKQREKAEKDAEQQVLLAKEAAQKCTTAEQKAQDVLSKNKEGDLAQEKLKEEFENAKKLAREAEKAKEKAEKEAALHRQKAEEAEKQKKAAEDEAAKQAKAQKDAEKLRKEAEREASKRAEAEAAALKQKQQADAEMTKHKKEAEQALKQKSQVEKELSTIKLQLDETDKQKAVLDEELQRVKGEVDDAIKQKAQVEDELSKVRIQMEELLKLKIQIESENKRLMKKDKDSAKKLLADEAERMKILAEEAARLSAEAEEAAKLRKTAESDLAEQRALAEKMLKEKMQAIQEATKLKAEAEDLQRQKDKAQEAAKKLLEDKQQIQQRLDEETEGFQKSLEAERKRKQEVLAEAEKLKAKVKELSDAQAKAQEEAKKFKKQAAEAKAHLEGSQQKATETVVQKLETQRLQSTREADDLKKAIIDLEKEREKLKKEAEELHKSSKEMALAQQEQIEQQKVILQKTFLTEKELLLKREKEVEDEKKQLEKQFKGEVSKAKALKQEQERQQKLIEDERNKLQGVMDDALRKQKEAEAEMMKKQKEMEVLEKKRNEQEKLLGEENKMLREKLNNLEMVAKGNASKIKEIEVQPARDAGEQLVSATVSVTTKKVYNGSEVDGVSPWAFDGIREKVPVERLHDIGVLTKKELDKLKKGKVSVQDLTKTDKIQSCLKGQSCIGGILTPSKEKVSIYQAMKDNKITPSTATTLLEAQAASGYLVDPVKNKLLSVDEAVKEQLIGPELHDKMLSAERAATGYKDPFTGDRISLFEAMKKDLIEKEQATRFLDVQLATGGIVDPINSHRVPLQTAYKQGQFDADMNKQMPDCKLFVEPSTQEALTYKQLLDKCTKDAGSGMMILPVTEKAGQSERTYTDAEMKEVFSTSNVDVPFGRFKGKTVTIWEVINSEYFTEEQRRELIRQYKTGKITVEKIIKIVITVVEDKEKNNENVLNGLRAPVPASELLESKVISKDLFNKLSNGKITVKELSEMDPVKKALQGTPSIAGLFDEPTKEKMPFYQAMKKELLSPETAVHLLEAQAATGFIIDPIKNERVPVDEAVKAGLVGPELHERLMSAERAVSGYKDPYSGKKVSLFEAMSKGLIKRDHGIRLLEAQLSTGGIIDPVKSYRVPHEVACKRSYLDEETSTTLSKTTDETKVFYDPNTQEDATYAQLMKKCISDNETGLPLLPLAKKAPKPKEDQQITEAKTKEALNQSTVELHYGPFKGRKVTIWEIITSEYITEEKRIELIRQYRMGHVTIEKLIRVVTTIVEEKESSTKEKPCFEGLREPVAASTLMNANIIDKATFEQLQQGTKTPQEVSEDDKVRKYLQGTDRIDAIAMDGTNEKLSIYQAMKNNILQANTGLALLEAQAGTGFITDPIKNIKYSVDDAVKAGAVGPELHEKLLSAEKAVTGYKDPYTGTKISLFQALKKELVLREHAIPLLEAQLNTGGLIDPVGSHRIPTEVAIQRGFLSKHMAKSLNEPSGDVRCFTNPNTNESVTYKQLLEKCVKDPNSGLCYLPLSKAEASPTEKSYKYTEEQAQADLANTQIEIPHKSFEGKSLTIWEIINSNMLPEEERRRLMEQYRLGTITKDRMLIIVIEIIEQREAEKVEQGMSCDIIRRRITIEELYSARIIDLHTYNLLKQEKMTISEIMAMPSVKQYLFGTGCIAGIMSDTPSKVSIYQAMKNGKIKPEVALTLLEAQAATGFIVDPVKDELLTVDEAVRKGLVGPELHDKLLSAERAVTGYKDPYSGKVISLFQAMKKDLVPEDYALRLLEAQNATGGLMDPEYYFRLPADVAMQRGYINKETLDRISEPAADVQGYTDPTTDENLTYAQLLKRCRLDKESGQRLLSLADRRLLFKGLRKQITVDELLRSQIIDQKTYNELTQGNISVEEVSRDLKKYLEGVSCIAGVFVEATKDCLSIYQAMKKNMIRPGTAFELLEAQAATGYVIDPIKNLKLNVNEAVKMGVVGPEFKDKLLSAERAVTGYRDPYSGKLISLFQAMKKDLILKDHGIRLLEAQIATGGIIDPQESHRLPVEAAYERGLFDEEMNHILTDPSDDTKGFFDPNSEENLTYLQLMERCMTDPQTGLALLLLKEKKRERKTSSKSSVRKRRVVIVDPETGKEMSVYEAYQKGLIDHQTYLELAEQECEWEEITSTSSAGVVKSKIIDRRSGRQYDIDDAISSGLIEKSALDQYRAGSLSITEFADMLSGNSSGVRSRSSSFGSTSSYTSSPMPSIKTPTVTWNDPTEESGPVAGILDTGTLEKVSVTEAIRRNLVDNITGQRLLEAQVCTGGIIDPNTGEKFSVTDAMNKGLVDKIMVDRISLAQKACNGFEDPRTKTKMSAAQALKKGWLYYEAGQRFLEVQYLTGGLIEPDVTHRVSLDDALKKGTLDARTAQKLRDVNTHSKYLTCPKTKLKISYKDALDRSMIEEGTGLRLLEASSQSSKGLYSPYSVSGSGSATGSRSGSRTGSRSGSRRGSFDATGSSFTTTFSSSSSSSYSSPSYGRRY